aaaattttcaaaagtaCCAACGagtttcaaaattaaataattcaaAGAGATTTGAAGATAAAATAGGAAGAAAAGGTTTTCTCGACGATCTTACTGCTATCACCTCGGCGAGAAACAACTGTTGTAAAAGACTTGTCTACCTCACTAGATGTCTGTAATAAAAGTTCATGTTTAGAAATTTGTCATAACAGCAAACTTtagttttaatatttcataggtacatataattaagtttgaaaatattaGGATGGTAATTACCCCCATGAGATCGGCTTAACCCCCTCTTTGCCTGAGGCAACCCTTGTCTCCACTACAATTATCCTTGGTTCGCCTCCTAGGTTGTGCCCGAGGTAGCTCATTTCTTAGATTTAGCCTCAATTGAGGCTAGTTCAATCTCAATATCCAATAAGTTCATAACGACTAAGCTAATATAGCCTCTAAACCTCCCCTCTACTAACAAACCTGTTGGACTTCATTGAGGCGAGTATGGTCGGCACATCTTTCCCGCATTTATTTCCCCTCATACGTTATCCAAAGGAGTGCCGAGATCAGCTTCTATTTGCTCTTTTGTATTTAAGTTTGCttgaattatttaattttaaaatcttgcaaatctttttaaaattataataaatttcttttgtgttcaaactttatttttgaaaacaattactaatttatatgtttaaatttatttttattatgttatttttcaaacttttgtttatttttcttgaatattcctattttttcttgaaatttacGTGAACTGTTTTGAattcttatatttttgaattattatgctttttattcttaatttcttttgttttgatatttatttttgcaaatttctattatttttttatttttattattttacgattctacttttttttgaaattttttatttcatttcattttatttttaatttatatttattttttatttaatttactactttcgaattatattttttttctaaattctgTGTtccttttcatcttttttgaaattttcttttaaaatcttttgacaatttttttttttacattgaGTGCCAAACAATCAGTTCGTTTGACaagtgagaaaaaaattaataaaaagattgaaaaataatagatTTGGAGTTTAAATAATAGTTTGtacatttttataaaaaataaatttcatgttaaatttgaaaaatatgattAGTCCATAATTCTTTTATGTGCTATTAATTAAACCTTCCTAATTCAATGTGAAGATATATGACCAATGCAACCACCCCACATCAAACACGCATGAAAGCATCATCAACAACCATGTTCCTATCCAATCCAAACATTCTTCTTCTACACACAAATAAAAcctttttttggataattgtcCAAAGTAGTTCTGATTGGACAATGTAaccaggggaaaaaaaaagacaacgACAATTTCCCtccctttttattattattattattattattattattctgaAAGAGGTTCTAGAACCATCTCACAACTCACCAATCtgaaaaaacacaaaaataatttatttctcgtaaaaattcctttttttaacAGAAAGCCCCATTTTTAATTCCCTCCACAGCCCTCTATTCCTCCCTAGTCCCTGTCCCATTTTTGCCAACGGCGATTCCTCTATCTCcccacctctctctctctctctctctcagatCTTCAATCAATCCTCTCTCgggaaggaaggaagaggaaggtgagaagaagaagaagaagaagaagaagaagaagaagacgaaatGAGGGAAATTCTGCACATCCAGGGCGGCCAGTGCGGCAACCAGATCGGGGCCAAGTTCTGGGAGGTGATCTGCGACGAGCACGGCATCGACCACACCGGCAAGTACAACGGCGACTCTGACCTCCAGCTCGAGCGCATTAACGTCTACTACAATGAGGCCAGCGGCGGCCGCTACGTCCCCCGCGCCGTCCTCATGGATCTCGAGCCCGGCACCATGGACTCCGTCAGATCCGGCCCTTTCGGCCAGATCTTCCGCCCCGACAACTTCGTCTTCGGCCAGTCCGGCGCCGGCAACAACTGGGCTAAGGGCCACTACACCGAGGGCGCCGAGCTCATCGACTCTGTCCTCGATGTCGTCCGCAAGGAGGCCGAGAACTGCGACTGCTTGCAGGGTAAGTCTCTCTGTCTCTCGCTTTATGACCACACTCTTTACGTTTCTATTGGATCCGGCAATCTGATGTTAATTTGCTGCCGAACGTTGTGATGTCCTCATGGATCTTGTCATTTTAACGGAAGTATTGATTGGACCGCTATGGTTCGCTTTCAGATCTACCTTTCGTTTTCGCATTTGATGGTTCACTTTTGGTCGGAGCGCTGTTTCGTGCTCTGACAGTTAATGCAGTTACGAGAATTGGTTCCTATTGAGCACAAAAGCGACGTTTTGATACTAGTCAATCCAATCGTATGAATAGAACAGTTGTATGCGTATCAGTTATCTGCCATATGAATTGTTTGTCATTGATCAATTATGCAGTTGTCGAATGCCAATATGTTTGCTGGTCACATCGAGTAGGTTTTAATATTCCCCGTTTTATAAAAAGCTTTGAATGTTATGGATCGGTATTGCTGCGGGATATTGTGTGTCTTAGTGCAATTTTGACAACTATGTAGACCTGTTGTTATTTTCTGGGGTTTGAGACCTCTGATCCCAACTTGGCAAAATTTTAACAGGATTTCAGGTCTGTCATTCTTTGGGAGGTGGCACGGGATCTGGGATGGGAACCCTTCTCATTTCTAAGATCAGGGAGGAGTACCCAGACCGCATGATGTTGACGTTCTCCGTCTTCCCTTCACCCAAGGTATCCGACACAGTTGTTGAGCCGTACAATGCGACCCTCTCCGTGCATCAGCTCGTCGAGAATGCCGATGAATGTATGGTGCTCGACAATGAGGCCCTTTACGACATCTGCTTCCGGACATTGAAACTTGCCACCCCAACTTGTAAGCTCAGATCCTTATCTTTGTAGTATGAAACTCTGCCTTGCTTGTGGTGAATACCTGTGGTCCATGTTGCACTAAGGATTTTCTATTTCTAAGTGACTGTTTTaataaaatacaagaaaattcTTTTGACATATACGCCAGAACtgaaaattttaagattttttttctcagcctttttttttcttgcgaAGAAAGGGATTTCTGCAGCTTTATTCTGCTACAGAGCACGGTCGAGTTACTGTTTTTTGAGAGAATGAAGATGTTATCCTGCTTTTATGTAAAAGCACATCTTCATATTTATCCTGTGCTAATCCTGTGCCTTGTTTTCGATCAGTTGGTGATTTGAATCATCTAATCTCCGCTACGATGAGTGGCGTCACCTGCTGCCTCCGATTCCCAGGACAGCTGAACTCTGATCTCCGCAAGCTCGCCGTCAACCTCATCCCTTTCCCACGTCTCCACTTCTTCATGGTCGGCTTTGCCCCGCTTACCTCCCGTGGATCCCAGCAGTACCGGGCTTTGACTGTTCCTGAGCTGACCCAGCAGATGTGGGATGCCAAGAACATGATGTGTGCGGCTGATCCCCGCCACGGGCGCTACTTGACTGCTTCTGCTATGTTCCGTGGAAAGATGAGCACGAAAGAGGTTGATGAGCAGATGATCAACGTCCAGAACAAGAACTCTTCCTATTTCGTGGAGTGGATCCCCAACAATGTCAAGTCCAGCGTGTGCGACATCCCCCCCAAGGGGCTGAAGATGGCCTCGACCTTCATCGGGAACTCGACGTCGATCCAGGAGATGTTCAGGCGGGTTAGCGAGCAGTTCACGGCCATGTTCAGGCGCAAGGCCTTCTTGCACTGGTACACCGGCGAGGGTATGGACGAAATGGAGTTCACCGAGGCGGAGAGCAACATGAACGATCTTGTGGCGGAGTACCAGCAGTACCAAGATGCCACTGCTGACGAGGAGtatgaggaggaagaggaggagattGATGGTTGAGTCCCTGAGCCTTTCCCTCGAGTTTGAGGGAGAGTTAATACATACAATGTGATGTTTGTCGGGTCTCTTAGTAGCTATATTGCTTCTTGTCTGTGGAGGTGGTCAAATGGATGATGACCAAGTTGTGTATGAATTTGTGTGCTTCAATTGTATTGCGGTGTTGTCGGGAGTTCTACTGACAGctcttttctcctttctcGATTGATTGAAGATGTCTGTATTGAGTAGATGGATGAGTAAAGCGTGTACCATTTGAAAGATTCATTAGCTTTACGTTTGTAAGAGTTCCTTTTAGCCAGCCACCATTGGTATTGTCATTTATCACTACTGTTATTTCCACTGTAGGTGACGTTGCCCGGATAGGAAATGCCTCATCTACTGAATGAAACCGTAATGGCTCCGATTACACCAATATCTTTTTCCAGGTTTTGCAGTTATGGACACTGGTGGCATCAAGGTTGGGAAATGCATAAGGAGTTACAATTGGACTTGTATAGTAAGTACATTTGAACCATTTTTATTATTGCTGCAGTATGATAGGACAATGAAATGAGTTCTTGAATTTCGAGACGGATTGATTATAGAAGTTTCATGCATTATGTAGTTGATCAATCAAGCCGCGATGATTCTTGGTCGCTCTCGGTAGAATTGACGGGAATTGACGGGAATTTCCTTGGTCGCTCTTGAATTTCGAGACGGATTGATTATAGAAGTTTCATGCATTATGTAGTTGATCAATCAAGCCGCGATGATTCTTGGTCGCTCTCGGTAGAATTGACGGAAATTTCCTTGAGCGGCCTATAAGTGCAGCCCAGTTTCTGCAGCTTCTCAGAACTCTCTCAGTGGTCGAATTCATCCTCGCCAAAACTGCTAAGCATGAGATGACCAAGAATCCCATTTACATCTCAGGACATGATGTCTTTATATTTAGCCAAGAATTACGGAAAGCTCGGGACCAAGCTGGTTATTTTGGCAGTAG
Above is a window of Punica granatum isolate Tunisia-2019 chromosome 7, ASM765513v2, whole genome shotgun sequence DNA encoding:
- the LOC116213967 gene encoding tubulin beta chain; its protein translation is MREILHIQGGQCGNQIGAKFWEVICDEHGIDHTGKYNGDSDLQLERINVYYNEASGGRYVPRAVLMDLEPGTMDSVRSGPFGQIFRPDNFVFGQSGAGNNWAKGHYTEGAELIDSVLDVVRKEAENCDCLQGFQVCHSLGGGTGSGMGTLLISKIREEYPDRMMLTFSVFPSPKVSDTVVEPYNATLSVHQLVENADECMVLDNEALYDICFRTLKLATPTFGDLNHLISATMSGVTCCLRFPGQLNSDLRKLAVNLIPFPRLHFFMVGFAPLTSRGSQQYRALTVPELTQQMWDAKNMMCAADPRHGRYLTASAMFRGKMSTKEVDEQMINVQNKNSSYFVEWIPNNVKSSVCDIPPKGLKMASTFIGNSTSIQEMFRRVSEQFTAMFRRKAFLHWYTGEGMDEMEFTEAESNMNDLVAEYQQYQDATADEEYEEEEEEIDG